One genomic segment of Pseudomonadota bacterium includes these proteins:
- a CDS encoding nucleotidyltransferase family protein, producing MSDAAGFEPNHIHVVVLAAGASSRFGSTKQLVRVNGRPLMHTIVSRAVELAGHSVTVVLGAQAGELAPLLKHSPASVAVNRNWSEGIASSIREGVSHAPATADGVLIVLADQAAVTTEDLRRLAGAWRRNPASIAAAQYAGGVGVPAIFPRWCFRELNELRGDRGAQLLLQRHVDRLVRLPMPSAELDIDRPEDLLSLDQATKVKRRPLSDDTGA from the coding sequence ATGAGCGACGCCGCGGGTTTCGAGCCGAACCACATTCACGTGGTGGTACTCGCCGCAGGCGCGTCGTCCCGATTCGGGTCGACCAAACAACTCGTGCGCGTGAATGGCCGTCCGCTCATGCACACCATCGTGAGCCGCGCCGTCGAGCTCGCCGGTCACTCCGTGACCGTGGTGCTCGGTGCGCAGGCCGGTGAACTCGCGCCGCTGCTCAAACACAGCCCGGCCTCCGTGGCGGTGAACCGCAACTGGTCCGAAGGCATCGCCAGCTCCATCCGCGAAGGTGTGAGCCACGCGCCAGCAACCGCCGACGGTGTGCTCATCGTGCTCGCCGACCAGGCCGCGGTGACGACCGAAGACCTGCGCCGGCTCGCCGGTGCCTGGCGGCGCAACCCCGCGTCGATCGCCGCCGCGCAGTACGCAGGCGGCGTGGGTGTGCCGGCGATATTTCCGCGCTGGTGTTTTCGCGAATTGAACGAACTGCGCGGCGACCGCGGCGCGCAGCTGCTGCTGCAGCGGCACGTCGACCGGTTGGTGCGCCTGCCGATGCCCAGCGCCGAGCTCGATATCGATCGCCCGGAAGATCTGCTGTCTCTCGATCAGGCCACGAAGGTCAAGCGCCGGCCGCTCTCGGACGACACCGGCGCCTGA
- a CDS encoding type II secretion system F family protein, translated as MSDLPLFFLMVLGLGGFVLSVFGLRGALRIRAALREADLESLSAPELWPVTRAFLGLCVALPVLFATAGLGHVAWLAASTAGALGFAAAPRFLDSALQRVRQQLLDDLALHLDLMALAMEAGSSWTSALGICAERAPDGALRRAWQRVVLEVHAGADPFEALRGLDQRLGLRPVSTLIAALRSAERLGVDTAAILRERARQAAANRFARAERRARAAPLKLWATLMLCIAPCSLVLLAFPMARLLAIVIGR; from the coding sequence ATGAGCGACCTGCCCCTGTTCTTTCTCATGGTGCTCGGTCTCGGCGGGTTCGTGCTCAGCGTGTTCGGCCTGCGCGGCGCGCTGCGCATCCGTGCGGCACTCCGCGAAGCCGACCTCGAGAGTCTTTCCGCACCCGAGCTGTGGCCCGTGACGCGGGCGTTCCTGGGGTTATGCGTGGCATTGCCGGTGTTGTTTGCCACGGCGGGGCTCGGCCACGTCGCGTGGCTCGCGGCGTCAACCGCCGGTGCGTTGGGTTTCGCGGCGGCACCGCGTTTTCTCGATTCGGCGCTGCAGCGTGTGCGGCAACAATTGCTCGACGACCTCGCACTGCATCTCGATCTGATGGCGCTGGCGATGGAGGCGGGCAGTAGTTGGACGTCGGCGCTCGGAATCTGCGCCGAGCGCGCTCCCGATGGAGCTTTGCGCCGCGCGTGGCAGCGGGTGGTGCTCGAAGTACACGCCGGCGCCGATCCCTTCGAAGCACTGCGCGGTCTCGATCAGCGTTTGGGACTACGTCCCGTCAGCACCCTGATCGCCGCGTTGCGCTCCGCGGAAAGGCTCGGCGTGGATACGGCGGCGATCCTGCGCGAGCGCGCGCGGCAGGCTGCCGCGAATCGCTTCGCACGCGCGGAACGCCGGGCGCGCGCCGCGCCACTCAAGTTGTGGGCCACGCTGATGTTGTGCATCGCGCCTTGCTCGCTGGTGTTGCTGGCGTTTCCCATGGCACGCCTGCTGGCCATCGTGATAGGCCGCTGA
- a CDS encoding CoA-acylating methylmalonate-semialdehyde dehydrogenase, giving the protein MTQDRVSVYPHFIGGRATPGTSGRAADVFNPSLGVVASRVSLASEAEVDAAVSAARAAFPAWAATPALKRARVLFKFKELLESRRGELAKLIAAEHGKLVSDAAGEVTRGLEVVEFACGAPHLTKGEFADNVGTGVDSYSLRQPLGVAAGITPFNFPAMVPLWMFPVALACGNAFILKPSERDPGAGLLLAQWLADAGLPPGVFSVINGDKVAVDALLRHPGVDAVSFVGSTPIAEYVQREGVAHGKRVQALGGAKNHLVMLPDADVNLVADALLGAAYGSAGERCMAISVAVAVGDATADRLVGVLSERVQNLRVDHSQNGEADMGPLITAAHRAKVVDYIGAGVAEGARLIVDGRGHVVPGYENGFFLGGSLFDGVQPAMKIYREEIFGPVLVVVRVPTLKDAIALVNAHEFANGTAIFTRDGGAARAFVQAIEVGMVGVNVPIPVPMAFFSFGGWRRSSFADHAMHGLEGVRFYTRLKTVTSRWPVSGGEGPGGAAEFVMPTMK; this is encoded by the coding sequence ATGACTCAAGACCGCGTCAGCGTCTATCCCCATTTCATCGGCGGCCGTGCCACACCCGGCACCTCCGGAAGAGCCGCCGACGTGTTCAATCCCTCGCTCGGTGTCGTGGCTTCGCGTGTGTCGCTGGCCTCCGAAGCCGAAGTCGACGCAGCCGTCAGCGCGGCACGCGCGGCATTTCCGGCCTGGGCCGCGACTCCCGCCCTCAAGCGCGCACGGGTGTTGTTCAAGTTCAAGGAGCTGTTGGAGTCGCGGCGCGGCGAGCTCGCGAAGCTCATCGCCGCCGAACACGGCAAGCTGGTCAGCGATGCCGCGGGCGAGGTGACGCGCGGCCTCGAAGTGGTGGAATTCGCCTGCGGCGCGCCGCACCTGACCAAGGGCGAGTTCGCCGACAATGTCGGCACCGGTGTGGATAGCTACAGCCTGCGTCAGCCGCTGGGTGTGGCCGCCGGCATCACGCCGTTCAATTTTCCCGCCATGGTGCCGCTGTGGATGTTCCCGGTGGCGCTGGCCTGCGGCAACGCCTTCATCCTCAAACCTTCCGAGCGCGATCCGGGCGCCGGATTGTTGTTAGCGCAATGGCTGGCCGACGCCGGTTTGCCGCCGGGTGTGTTCAGCGTGATCAATGGCGACAAGGTCGCGGTGGATGCGCTGCTGCGGCATCCCGGGGTCGACGCGGTGAGTTTCGTCGGCTCGACGCCGATTGCCGAATACGTCCAGCGCGAGGGCGTGGCGCACGGCAAACGCGTACAGGCGCTGGGAGGCGCAAAGAATCACCTGGTCATGCTGCCCGATGCGGATGTGAACTTGGTTGCCGATGCCTTGTTAGGCGCGGCTTATGGTTCAGCAGGGGAGCGCTGCATGGCGATCTCGGTGGCCGTCGCCGTCGGCGATGCCACCGCCGACCGGCTGGTGGGCGTGCTGTCCGAACGCGTGCAGAACCTGCGCGTCGATCATTCGCAGAACGGCGAGGCCGACATGGGCCCGCTGATCACTGCCGCGCATCGCGCCAAGGTGGTCGACTACATCGGCGCGGGTGTTGCCGAGGGCGCGCGGCTGATCGTCGATGGCCGCGGCCACGTGGTGCCGGGATACGAAAACGGTTTCTTCCTCGGCGGCAGCCTGTTCGACGGTGTACAGCCGGCGATGAAGATCTATCGCGAAGAGATCTTTGGCCCGGTGCTGGTCGTCGTGCGAGTGCCAACGCTCAAGGACGCGATCGCACTGGTCAATGCACACGAGTTCGCCAATGGCACCGCCATCTTCACGCGCGATGGCGGCGCGGCGCGCGCCTTCGTGCAGGCCATCGAGGTCGGCATGGTGGGCGTCAACGTGCCGATTCCCGTGCCCATGGCATTTTTCAGCTTCGGCGGCTGGCGCCGCTCGAGTTTCGCCGATCACGCCATGCACGGGCTGGAAGGCGTCCGCTTTTACACTCGCCTCAAGACGGTCACCAGCCGCTGGCCCGTATCCGGAGGAGAGGGGCCGGGCGGCGCGGCCGAGTTCGTCATGCCGACGATGAAGTAG
- a CDS encoding DMT family transporter, which produces MADDAPRAAAAGIADFGRLVAVPAIWGGTFVGGKYVVGTFSALMGSFERYVIACVALLVAAFALEGGLPRLTRQQWFTTFVLGLLGVFAYNLFFMGALERLPASRAALVIALNPVITITISSLVLKERLSPRRWAGVAIALAGVWIVISHGDITSIASAGVGLGELFMLCAGTSWALYTIIGRKVLAGLSPIAATNYAALFGTLLLGLVAAPEFSTLRAAQFDWKMIATLLYLGVGGTAVAFVWYYTSIRKFGPSVASIFSNLVPVFGVAIGVLVLGEQLLPSMLVGGAVAIVGVFMVSRT; this is translated from the coding sequence GTGGCCGACGACGCGCCGCGCGCCGCGGCCGCGGGAATTGCGGACTTCGGCCGCCTCGTGGCGGTCCCCGCGATCTGGGGCGGCACTTTCGTGGGGGGCAAATACGTCGTCGGGACTTTCTCCGCGCTGATGGGTTCGTTCGAGCGTTACGTCATCGCCTGTGTCGCGCTGCTGGTCGCCGCCTTTGCGCTGGAAGGCGGGTTGCCGCGGCTCACTCGCCAGCAATGGTTCACCACCTTCGTGCTCGGATTGTTAGGCGTGTTCGCCTACAACCTGTTCTTCATGGGAGCGCTCGAGCGCCTGCCGGCCAGCCGCGCGGCGCTGGTCATCGCGCTCAATCCGGTCATCACGATCACGATTTCATCGCTGGTGTTGAAGGAGCGCCTGAGCCCGCGTCGCTGGGCGGGTGTCGCAATCGCGCTCGCCGGCGTGTGGATCGTGATCTCGCATGGCGACATCACCAGCATCGCCTCGGCTGGAGTGGGCCTCGGCGAGTTGTTCATGTTGTGCGCGGGGACTTCCTGGGCGCTGTACACCATCATCGGCCGCAAAGTGCTGGCGGGCCTGTCGCCCATCGCCGCCACCAACTACGCCGCGTTGTTCGGCACCTTGCTGCTCGGGCTGGTTGCGGCGCCGGAATTCTCTACGCTGCGCGCCGCGCAGTTCGACTGGAAGATGATCGCCACCCTGCTGTACCTCGGTGTGGGCGGCACGGCGGTCGCCTTCGTCTGGTACTACACCTCGATCAGAAAATTCGGCCCGTCGGTGGCGAGCATCTTCAGCAACCTGGTGCCGGTGTTCGGTGTCGCCATCGGCGTGCTGGTGCTCGGTGAACAGCTGCTGCCGTCGATGCTGGTCGGCGGCGCGGTGGCCATCGTCGGCGTGTTCATGGTGTCGCGCACCTGA
- the cysQ gene encoding 3'(2'),5'-bisphosphate nucleotidase CysQ has product MLQSLIHSAQRAGAAIMAVYATDFAVRDKADASPVTVADEAAEKILLADLAAIAPGVPVVAEEAVAAGHVPVVADRFFLVDPLDGTREFVSHRDEFTVNVALIEAGEPVLGVVFAPARRELYWGDVKAGRAGSIDADPDGTMPSLGASIAARVAPAHGLTAVASRSHRTPETDAFLTNYSIAEFRSIGSSLKFCLVAAGQADIYPRIGTTMEWDTAAGHAVLLAAGGRVTGLDGEPFRYGKPGFRNGNFVAWGRR; this is encoded by the coding sequence ATGTTGCAGTCGCTGATCCATTCCGCGCAGCGCGCCGGCGCGGCCATCATGGCGGTCTACGCCACGGACTTCGCCGTGCGCGACAAGGCGGATGCTTCGCCCGTCACCGTCGCCGACGAAGCGGCGGAGAAAATACTGCTGGCGGATCTGGCCGCGATCGCGCCCGGAGTTCCGGTTGTCGCCGAAGAGGCCGTGGCGGCCGGGCATGTGCCGGTGGTGGCGGATCGTTTCTTCCTGGTCGATCCGCTGGATGGCACACGCGAGTTCGTCAGCCATCGCGACGAGTTCACCGTCAATGTCGCATTGATCGAAGCCGGCGAGCCGGTGCTCGGCGTGGTGTTCGCGCCCGCACGGCGCGAGTTGTACTGGGGCGATGTGAAGGCCGGGCGTGCCGGCAGCATCGACGCCGATCCCGACGGCACGATGCCGTCGCTCGGCGCCAGCATCGCGGCGCGCGTGGCGCCGGCGCACGGCTTGACCGCCGTGGCATCGCGTTCGCATCGCACGCCCGAGACCGACGCCTTCCTCACCAACTATTCGATCGCCGAGTTCCGCTCCATCGGCTCGTCGCTGAAGTTCTGCCTCGTCGCTGCCGGCCAGGCGGACATCTATCCGCGCATCGGCACCACGATGGAGTGGGACACCGCGGCCGGGCACGCCGTATTGCTGGCGGCCGGCGGCCGCGTCACCGGCCTCGATGGCGAACCGTTCCGCTACGGCAAGCCCGGTTTCAGGAACGGCAACTTCGTGGCCTGGGGACGGCGGTAG
- the malQ gene encoding 4-alpha-glucanotransferase: MSSDELTPLIERLARARGIGDAYYSYKGELKQFSLATKAAILHAMHCRLDDVAALRAQIGESESAHPEKLLGEVAVARAGACIVRVNTPAIEHNALLRWTVRLEGGKEITGEVRAWDLAERGSHNHAGRWWVLRDLPLPADVPPGYHRLEIDLELAGRESCPLIVAPDRCYEPADISRGAKLWGVAVQLYALRSENNWGIGDFTDLAELLRLAAATGAGFVGISPVHALFFSDPTLYSPYSASSRHALNVMFIDVSAVLEVQGSRRAQAIMSDAGFRGRLAAVRAATHVDYPAVASLKVAVLEAAFERFRTEHLARNSARAAACRNFLRERGEPLRLHTLFDALDTWLRRTLGSGAGWHNWPAEYRDPGSEAVRRFAAEHADDVDFHGYLQWIASEQLGAVRALARELKLSVGVYGDYAVGVNASGSETWSDQSLYCMGAAIGAPPDPIGVGGQEWGIPPQDPRELRRTAYAPFVALVRASMRNCGALRLDHVMALFRQWWVPRGFKSADGGYVHYPLDDLLGIVALESHRQQCLVVGEDLGVVPDEIRRALPQFGVYHYKVVLFEQKNGEFVPPAEYTRPALAAVTTHDLPTLRGWWTGHDIDLWEKLGFYTDPSMGERIRAERATDRARLLRALRRENLWPAAEEGSEETVPPYSAELARALHLYLGKSQSILVTVQLEDMIGMLEPVNVPGTSHEYSNWTRRMTASAREIFVRPDVHALAAAMLEARAK, translated from the coding sequence GTGTCATCTGACGAGCTGACACCGCTCATCGAGCGGCTGGCGCGGGCGCGCGGGATTGGCGACGCCTACTACTCTTACAAGGGCGAGCTCAAGCAGTTCTCGCTCGCGACCAAGGCCGCGATCCTGCACGCCATGCATTGCCGGCTCGACGACGTGGCGGCGCTGCGCGCGCAGATCGGCGAATCGGAGTCCGCACATCCGGAAAAGTTGTTAGGCGAAGTGGCGGTGGCGCGGGCCGGCGCGTGCATCGTGCGCGTGAATACCCCGGCGATCGAACACAACGCGTTGCTGCGCTGGACGGTACGTCTGGAGGGCGGCAAGGAAATCACCGGCGAGGTGCGCGCCTGGGATCTGGCCGAGCGCGGTTCGCACAACCACGCGGGCCGCTGGTGGGTGTTGCGCGACCTGCCGCTGCCGGCCGATGTGCCGCCCGGGTATCACCGCCTGGAGATCGATCTCGAACTGGCTGGCCGCGAAAGCTGCCCGCTCATCGTTGCGCCGGACCGGTGTTATGAGCCGGCGGATATTTCCCGCGGCGCGAAACTGTGGGGCGTCGCCGTCCAGCTGTACGCACTGCGCTCCGAAAACAACTGGGGCATTGGCGATTTCACCGATCTCGCCGAATTGCTGCGCCTGGCCGCTGCGACGGGCGCCGGCTTCGTCGGCATCAGCCCGGTGCACGCGTTGTTCTTCTCCGACCCCACGTTGTATTCGCCGTACTCGGCCTCGAGCCGCCACGCGCTCAACGTGATGTTCATCGACGTGTCGGCGGTGCTCGAAGTGCAGGGCTCGCGCCGCGCGCAGGCAATCATGTCGGATGCGGGCTTTCGCGGCCGGCTCGCCGCGGTGCGCGCCGCGACACACGTGGACTATCCGGCCGTTGCCAGTCTGAAAGTCGCCGTGCTCGAGGCCGCCTTCGAGCGCTTTCGCACCGAGCACCTGGCGCGAAACAGTGCGCGGGCCGCGGCCTGCCGCAATTTCCTGCGCGAGCGCGGTGAACCGCTGCGGCTGCACACCTTGTTCGATGCGCTCGACACCTGGCTGCGGCGCACCCTTGGCAGCGGCGCGGGCTGGCACAACTGGCCCGCGGAGTACCGCGACCCCGGCAGCGAGGCGGTGCGCCGTTTCGCGGCAGAACATGCGGACGACGTCGACTTCCACGGTTACCTGCAATGGATCGCAAGCGAGCAGCTCGGCGCGGTGCGCGCGCTGGCGCGCGAGTTGAAGCTCTCGGTCGGCGTGTACGGCGACTACGCGGTGGGAGTGAACGCCTCAGGGTCCGAAACCTGGTCCGACCAGTCGCTGTATTGCATGGGCGCGGCGATCGGTGCGCCGCCCGATCCGATCGGCGTGGGCGGGCAGGAGTGGGGCATTCCACCGCAGGATCCGCGCGAGCTGCGGCGCACCGCGTATGCGCCGTTCGTCGCGCTGGTCCGCGCCAGCATGCGCAACTGCGGCGCGTTGCGGCTCGATCACGTGATGGCGCTGTTCCGGCAATGGTGGGTGCCGCGCGGCTTCAAGTCCGCCGATGGCGGCTACGTGCATTACCCGCTCGACGACTTGTTAGGCATCGTGGCGCTCGAAAGCCACCGGCAGCAATGCCTGGTGGTGGGCGAAGATCTCGGCGTCGTGCCCGACGAGATCCGCCGCGCGCTGCCGCAATTCGGCGTGTATCACTACAAGGTGGTGCTGTTCGAACAGAAGAACGGCGAATTCGTGCCGCCCGCCGAATACACCCGGCCGGCGCTGGCGGCCGTCACCACGCACGACCTGCCGACACTGCGCGGCTGGTGGACCGGTCACGACATCGACCTGTGGGAGAAACTCGGCTTCTATACCGACCCTTCGATGGGCGAACGCATCCGCGCCGAGCGCGCGACGGATCGCGCGCGGCTGCTGCGCGCGTTGCGCCGTGAGAATTTGTGGCCGGCCGCGGAGGAGGGCAGCGAGGAGACAGTTCCTCCATATTCCGCGGAACTGGCCCGTGCATTGCACCTGTATCTGGGCAAGAGTCAGTCGATCCTGGTGACGGTGCAGCTCGAAGACATGATCGGCATGCTGGAGCCGGTCAACGTGCCGGGCACGAGCCACGAATATTCCAACTGGACGCGGCGCATGACGGCGAGCGCGCGCGAAATCTTCGTGCGACCCGACGTTCATGCGTTGGCGGCCGCGATGCTCGAAGCACGCGCGAAATGA
- the glgX gene encoding glycogen debranching protein GlgX, with amino-acid sequence MKAGSPATLGATFTGDGVNFAIQSRAATRVEVCLYDSTGERETARLTLPGRTGAVFHGFVEQELARVGTLYGIRVYGAYDPREGYRFNGNKLLLDPWARDIVGDVKPHPSILGFDPKDGEGLKPDLTDSAAAMPRCRVIDGKFDWAGDRAPAVPWRDTFIYELHVKGFTQLHPAVPPEWRGKYLALTVPAVLDHLKSLGVTAVELMPVHAFTSEGFLHERGLTNYWGYNTIGWFAPSNRYAVKDPVVELKQAVKALHAAGIEVLLDVVYNHTAEGNHLGPTLSYRGIDNRAYYFHRANDRRFYDDVTGVGNTVACDHPIVQADILASLRYFAEEYRIDGFRFDLATVLGRDRSGFNANSPFFAALRADPVLAYVKLIAEPWDVGLGGYQLGNFPAGWSEWNDRYRDTMRAFWHGGRRMLGGFAERFAGSSDLFRRNGRKPTASINFVAAHDGFTLRDTVSYNERHNEANLEENRDGHSHNQSWNCGVEGPTDDVQIIALRRRQVRNMLTTLFFAQGVPMLLAGDELYRTQNGNNNAYCQDNEISWVNWTGLKADDSLLQFVRGLSALRRTHGELRRETFLKGALQASHARDISWWHASGHELADSEWNDPDLRTLAVGLGGTASSPDLLLLLNPTETECEFQLPSFNSQYHWDVVLDTAHPVGILSGARLPAGPVKVGPYQTLALQRVI; translated from the coding sequence ATGAAGGCAGGATCGCCTGCGACCCTTGGAGCCACCTTCACTGGCGACGGAGTCAACTTCGCCATCCAGTCGCGCGCCGCGACCCGCGTCGAGGTATGCCTCTACGATTCCACCGGCGAACGCGAGACCGCGCGGCTTACCTTGCCGGGCCGTACCGGCGCCGTGTTTCACGGCTTCGTCGAACAGGAACTCGCGCGCGTCGGCACGCTGTACGGCATCCGCGTGTACGGCGCCTACGATCCGCGCGAAGGGTATCGCTTCAACGGCAACAAGCTGCTGCTCGACCCCTGGGCGCGCGACATCGTCGGCGACGTCAAACCGCACCCGAGCATTCTCGGCTTCGACCCGAAGGACGGCGAGGGGCTCAAACCCGATCTGACCGACAGCGCGGCCGCGATGCCACGTTGCCGCGTCATCGATGGAAAATTCGACTGGGCGGGCGACCGGGCGCCGGCGGTGCCATGGCGCGACACCTTCATCTACGAGCTGCACGTGAAAGGTTTCACGCAGCTGCACCCGGCGGTGCCGCCGGAATGGCGCGGCAAATATCTCGCGCTCACGGTGCCCGCGGTGCTCGATCACCTGAAGTCGCTGGGTGTCACGGCGGTGGAGCTGATGCCGGTGCACGCCTTCACCAGCGAAGGGTTCCTGCACGAACGCGGCCTCACCAACTACTGGGGCTACAACACCATCGGCTGGTTCGCGCCGTCGAACCGGTACGCCGTCAAGGACCCGGTGGTGGAGCTCAAGCAGGCCGTGAAGGCGCTGCACGCCGCGGGCATCGAGGTATTGCTCGACGTGGTCTACAACCACACGGCCGAGGGCAACCACCTGGGGCCCACGTTGTCGTACCGCGGCATCGACAACCGGGCTTACTACTTTCATCGCGCCAACGACCGGCGTTTCTACGACGACGTCACCGGCGTCGGCAACACCGTGGCCTGCGACCATCCGATCGTGCAGGCGGACATCCTCGCGTCCTTGCGCTACTTCGCCGAGGAATATCGCATCGACGGCTTCCGCTTCGATCTCGCCACGGTGCTGGGCCGCGACCGCTCGGGCTTCAATGCGAATTCGCCGTTCTTCGCGGCGTTGCGCGCCGATCCGGTGCTGGCGTACGTCAAACTCATCGCCGAGCCCTGGGACGTCGGCCTCGGTGGCTACCAGCTCGGCAATTTTCCGGCCGGCTGGTCGGAGTGGAACGACCGTTACCGCGACACGATGCGCGCGTTCTGGCATGGCGGTCGCCGGATGTTAGGCGGCTTCGCCGAACGTTTCGCCGGCTCGAGCGACCTGTTCCGCCGCAACGGGCGCAAACCCACCGCCAGCATCAATTTCGTCGCCGCGCATGATGGTTTCACGTTGCGCGACACGGTGTCGTACAACGAACGGCACAACGAGGCGAATCTCGAAGAAAACCGCGACGGGCATTCGCACAATCAAAGCTGGAACTGCGGCGTCGAAGGGCCCACCGACGACGTGCAGATCATCGCGCTGCGCCGCCGCCAGGTGCGCAACATGCTGACCACGCTGTTCTTCGCGCAGGGCGTGCCGATGCTGCTGGCCGGCGACGAGCTGTATCGCACGCAGAACGGCAACAACAATGCGTACTGCCAGGACAACGAGATCAGCTGGGTGAATTGGACCGGCCTCAAGGCCGACGATTCGCTGCTGCAGTTCGTGCGCGGGCTGTCGGCATTGCGCCGCACGCACGGCGAGCTGCGCCGCGAGACATTTCTCAAGGGAGCGCTGCAGGCGAGCCACGCGCGCGATATCTCGTGGTGGCATGCCAGCGGTCACGAGCTGGCCGACAGCGAGTGGAACGACCCGGATCTGCGCACGCTCGCCGTGGGCCTCGGCGGCACTGCATCCTCGCCCGATCTGCTGCTGTTGCTGAATCCCACCGAAACCGAATGCGAATTCCAGCTGCCGTCGTTCAACTCCCAGTACCACTGGGATGTGGTGCTCGACACCGCCCATCCGGTCGGAATCCTGTCGGGCGCGCGGCTGCCCGCGGGACCGGTGAAGGTCGGTCCCTACCAGACGCTGGCGCTGCAGCGTGTCATCTGA